In Candidatus Nitronauta litoralis, one DNA window encodes the following:
- a CDS encoding ABC transporter permease: MNSYFGQIKAIVWKDFLTEFKTRELFSSMFVFAVLVILIFIFSVDLSLVNSNEVGPGVLWVAVIFAGTLGLNRSFTLEKEHSGLQGLLLAPIDRSAIYFGKMLSNLIFFLVMEAFILPVFMVFFNIDLLANLGPLLFVLFIGTLGFSVLGTLLSSLSSNLKTREIMLPLLLYPLMVPIAIGSVRLTAQVLRGGELGDMMNWVGMILCFDVIFLAVSIMTIDHILEE; encoded by the coding sequence TTGAACAGTTACTTCGGACAAATCAAGGCCATCGTCTGGAAGGATTTCCTGACCGAATTTAAAACCCGCGAACTGTTCAGTTCGATGTTTGTTTTCGCGGTGCTGGTGATTCTCATTTTTATTTTTTCTGTGGATCTCAGCCTGGTCAACAGTAATGAAGTTGGGCCCGGTGTGTTGTGGGTGGCCGTGATTTTTGCTGGAACACTGGGGCTCAACCGTTCGTTCACACTGGAAAAGGAACACAGCGGCCTCCAAGGCCTGCTGCTGGCACCGATAGACAGATCGGCTATCTATTTTGGCAAGATGCTGAGCAACCTGATATTTTTCCTGGTTATGGAGGCGTTCATTCTTCCGGTGTTCATGGTATTCTTCAATATCGACCTGCTCGCCAATCTGGGACCGCTGCTGTTTGTCCTGTTTATCGGAACTTTGGGTTTCAGCGTGCTGGGAACGCTCCTGTCTTCGTTGTCGTCGAACCTGAAGACGCGGGAGATTATGCTTCCGCTTTTGTTGTATCCGCTGATGGTACCGATCGCCATCGGCTCGGTGCGGTTAACGGCGCAGGTGCTGAGAGGCGGAGAACTCGGCGATATGATGAACTGGGTCGGCATGATCCTGTGTTTCGATGTGATTTTTCTGGCGGTGTCGATCATGACTATCGACCATATTCTGGAGGAGTAG
- a CDS encoding cytochrome c-type biogenesis protein CcmH, translating into MTSLAAKNFLNANRPVYFKQIAQILLMSIVLALAVVPAMAASQMDNLENELMCNCKDECGKVLINCTCDHSKKMRKELKAQLDSGLTVKQIVQAYVNEYGETILSAPTKSGFNLSAWVTPFIALVIGGVGVRTVMRKWIKPADKQSGKSAVASSGADEASTTGSTDNDEPSSEYSSRVKRELDNLED; encoded by the coding sequence ATGACCTCATTGGCTGCTAAAAATTTTCTGAATGCGAATCGACCTGTTTATTTCAAACAGATCGCGCAAATCCTATTGATGTCTATCGTGTTGGCTTTAGCGGTGGTTCCTGCCATGGCGGCCTCGCAAATGGACAACCTCGAAAATGAGTTGATGTGCAATTGCAAGGATGAGTGCGGTAAGGTGCTCATCAACTGTACATGCGATCACTCCAAGAAAATGCGCAAGGAACTCAAGGCGCAGCTCGACTCCGGCCTTACGGTGAAACAGATCGTTCAGGCCTATGTAAACGAATACGGTGAGACGATTTTATCCGCTCCCACCAAATCCGGCTTCAACCTTTCCGCCTGGGTGACTCCATTTATTGCCCTGGTTATCGGTGGAGTGGGAGTGCGCACGGTGATGCGAAAATGGATCAAGCCAGCCGACAAACAGTCTGGTAAAAGTGCAGTGGCATCTTCTGGTGCTGATGAGGCGTCCACAACGGGCTCCACAGATAATGATGAACCTTCCTCAGAATATTCAAGCCGTGTAAAACGCGAGCTGGACAATCTAGAAGACTGA
- the ccmA gene encoding heme ABC exporter ATP-binding protein CcmA: MAASPPANEFAIETKGLVKQFGLIEALRGIDFQLRSGEFLTIFGPNGAGKTTLLSILASLTRPTMGEARVAGYDVAESDPRMRREIGVISHASFLYPDLTALENLVFYARLYGLDQPEQQALEALEGVELSLRRHDKVGTFSRGMVQRVSIARAMIHNPSILFLDEPYTGLDQHASLLLESHLKKLKTEKRTVLMTTHDFGRGLEMCDRVAVQVKGRFALNRLRDEIDAASFEQLYIDTVEQAA; encoded by the coding sequence ATGGCCGCCTCCCCACCTGCCAATGAATTTGCAATCGAAACCAAAGGACTGGTCAAGCAGTTTGGCTTGATTGAGGCACTCAGGGGAATCGATTTCCAGCTGCGTTCCGGCGAGTTTTTAACCATATTCGGGCCCAACGGGGCAGGCAAAACCACGCTGCTCAGTATTCTCGCCTCGCTCACAAGGCCGACGATGGGCGAAGCCCGCGTTGCCGGTTACGATGTTGCGGAAAGCGATCCACGCATGCGGCGTGAGATCGGCGTAATTTCCCACGCGTCATTTTTGTATCCGGACCTGACCGCGCTGGAGAACCTCGTATTTTACGCAAGGCTCTACGGCCTCGATCAACCGGAACAGCAGGCGCTAGAGGCTCTTGAAGGTGTTGAGTTGTCTCTGAGGCGGCACGATAAAGTCGGCACGTTCTCACGGGGGATGGTACAACGGGTTTCCATTGCGCGCGCCATGATCCACAACCCTTCCATTTTATTTCTCGATGAACCCTATACCGGCCTGGATCAGCATGCGTCGCTACTGCTGGAGAGCCATCTGAAGAAACTGAAAACAGAAAAACGCACGGTGCTCATGACCACCCATGACTTTGGTCGAGGACTCGAAATGTGTGACCGTGTTGCGGTTCAGGTGAAAGGCCGGTTTGCACTCAATCGTTTGCGTGATGAGATCGACGCCGCTTCCTTCGAGCAGCTTTATATCGACACAGTGGAGCAGGCGGCTTGA
- a CDS encoding heme lyase CcmF/NrfE family subunit: MNELGEFALLMALVTALYGIAGYVMAIRQNRVDLYFSADRTPLIVWGCVMVSSIALWKAFITDDFSLQYVWAYSNRDLDIFYKISSFWGGQKGSLLFWTLLLTTYMMVVHVQNRKRDLRVVPIAMVVMLVITLFFLCLLNFSTQPFEIIPVPPEDGRGLNPLLQNYWMVIHPPTLYLGYVGFTVPFAFAVAALLTRNLDDGWIRMTRKWTLISWFFLCMGNLFGAQWAYVELGWGGYWAWDPVENAAFMPLMIATAYLHSVMIQEKKDMMKVWNMVLILLTYVMTIFGTFITRSGLIQSVHTFDEATLGYYFLAFLGVVTIFCIVLIIRRLPLLKSKNELDSFLSRESSFLFNNLLLLGIAFSTFWGTIFPIISEAVRGVKITVGPPFYNQVNVPIGLVLLALIGIGPVIAWRRATWSNLKKNFAIPVLGGLVCGAVVFPFVPITDKAETLSFIAFMLCAFVLTSIFLEFWKGASARKSMHHESLPVSFSNLVWKNKRRYGGYIVHIGVVFIFAGIAGSQAYSVDVERHLKIGDTIQLKGYDLTLEKVIWIKANETKERLIAQLAVVKDGTRIWTGKPEKEFYKGQNQPVSEVDLRSTLKEDLYLILADYRGEQFEPMSPTMATIKDGEATIKAHVMPMVAWIWLGGWTIAFGTVIAAWPDRAEARRRLERMKRMEGIFAPAQQE, encoded by the coding sequence ATGAATGAATTAGGCGAATTTGCATTGTTGATGGCACTGGTCACGGCCCTTTATGGTATCGCGGGCTATGTCATGGCGATCAGGCAGAATCGGGTAGACCTTTATTTCAGTGCAGACCGCACCCCGCTCATCGTTTGGGGCTGCGTAATGGTTTCTTCCATTGCGTTGTGGAAAGCTTTCATAACAGACGACTTCAGCCTGCAATACGTTTGGGCCTATTCCAATCGCGACCTCGACATTTTTTACAAGATCTCCAGTTTCTGGGGAGGGCAAAAGGGATCGTTGCTTTTCTGGACCCTGCTGCTGACCACCTACATGATGGTGGTCCACGTCCAGAACCGTAAGCGCGATCTGCGGGTGGTTCCCATTGCCATGGTAGTGATGCTGGTCATCACGCTTTTCTTCCTGTGCCTGCTCAACTTTTCTACACAGCCTTTTGAAATCATTCCTGTTCCTCCGGAAGACGGTCGCGGCCTGAATCCGCTTTTGCAAAACTACTGGATGGTGATACATCCCCCAACGTTGTATCTGGGGTATGTGGGGTTCACCGTGCCGTTCGCCTTTGCAGTCGCCGCATTGCTGACGCGCAATCTGGATGACGGTTGGATCCGCATGACTCGCAAATGGACTCTGATCTCCTGGTTTTTTCTGTGTATGGGTAATCTGTTTGGTGCCCAGTGGGCGTATGTCGAACTGGGTTGGGGGGGGTACTGGGCATGGGATCCGGTCGAAAATGCAGCCTTCATGCCCCTGATGATTGCAACGGCTTATCTGCACTCCGTGATGATCCAGGAAAAGAAAGACATGATGAAGGTCTGGAACATGGTGCTGATCCTGTTGACCTACGTCATGACGATCTTCGGCACGTTCATCACAAGGAGCGGGTTGATTCAGTCTGTGCACACATTTGATGAAGCAACTTTGGGCTATTACTTTCTGGCGTTTCTGGGAGTTGTCACCATTTTTTGTATTGTACTGATCATACGTCGACTGCCGCTTCTAAAAAGTAAAAACGAACTGGATTCATTCCTGTCGCGGGAAAGCAGCTTTCTCTTCAATAACCTCTTGCTTCTGGGCATCGCTTTCTCTACATTCTGGGGAACCATTTTTCCCATCATTTCGGAGGCGGTGCGAGGTGTGAAGATCACCGTCGGGCCTCCCTTTTACAATCAAGTCAACGTTCCAATCGGACTGGTACTGCTGGCGTTGATCGGTATTGGTCCCGTCATTGCCTGGCGGCGCGCGACCTGGTCGAACCTTAAAAAGAATTTTGCGATACCTGTTTTAGGTGGGCTTGTCTGTGGTGCCGTCGTGTTTCCTTTTGTGCCGATTACGGACAAGGCCGAGACATTGTCGTTTATTGCGTTCATGCTGTGTGCATTTGTTTTGACCAGTATCTTTTTGGAGTTCTGGAAAGGTGCGTCAGCAAGAAAATCGATGCATCATGAATCGTTGCCGGTTTCTTTTTCCAACCTGGTCTGGAAAAACAAGCGGCGTTACGGGGGCTATATTGTACACATCGGCGTTGTTTTTATTTTCGCCGGGATCGCAGGTTCGCAAGCGTATAGTGTTGATGTTGAAAGACACCTCAAGATTGGCGATACGATTCAACTCAAAGGTTACGACCTGACCCTGGAAAAGGTTATCTGGATCAAGGCCAATGAAACCAAGGAACGTTTGATCGCACAGTTGGCTGTGGTCAAGGATGGAACCCGTATCTGGACCGGAAAGCCTGAGAAAGAATTTTACAAGGGGCAGAATCAGCCGGTATCGGAAGTTGACCTGCGGTCGACTTTAAAAGAAGACTTGTATTTGATTCTGGCGGATTACCGGGGCGAACAGTTCGAACCGATGTCTCCGACCATGGCGACAATTAAAGACGGAGAAGCGACCATCAAGGCGCATGTGATGCCGATGGTGGCGTGGATCTGGTTGGGGGGCTGGACCATTGCTTTTGGTACCGTGATCGCAGCCTGGCCGGATCGTGCAGAAGCACGCCGACGACTCGAACGTATGAAACGGATGGAAGGTATCTTTGCTCCGGCTCAACAGGAATAA
- a CDS encoding cytochrome c maturation protein CcmE: protein MQHKKLKFALGSLLIVGAIGFLITSSISSTSKFYFTVDELAASSQVSPGTGLKVKGNVVQGSISRNPDDYLDVAFSIEFKNATLPVKYSGVTPDMFKDGNEVVVEGTLDRQGTFHASTLMTSCPSKYEAEKEAGKSHPGDIPMTGEQVPDRPAPDFSSKTTI from the coding sequence ATGCAGCATAAAAAATTAAAATTCGCGCTGGGCAGTCTCCTTATAGTAGGGGCGATCGGGTTTCTGATCACCTCCAGCATTAGCAGTACCTCCAAATTCTACTTCACAGTCGACGAACTTGCGGCTTCCAGTCAGGTTTCCCCTGGAACCGGACTCAAAGTGAAGGGCAATGTCGTTCAGGGTTCTATTTCACGCAATCCGGATGATTACCTGGATGTAGCGTTTTCCATTGAATTTAAAAACGCCACCCTGCCAGTTAAATACAGCGGGGTAACGCCGGATATGTTCAAAGATGGAAATGAAGTTGTCGTGGAAGGAACGCTTGATCGGCAAGGCACTTTTCACGCAAGTACACTCATGACGAGTTGCCCGTCTAAATATGAAGCGGAGAAAGAAGCAGGCAAATCTCATCCGGGAGATATCCCGATGACTGGGGAACAAGTTCCTGATAGGCCCGCACCGGATTTCTCCTCGAAAACAACGATATAA
- a CDS encoding MerR family transcriptional regulator, translated as MLFAEHEEERMSQDTEPDKTLTIGQLAQLTGIGQHTLRVWERRYDALKVLRLPSGHRRYPHEEVKRLRAVASAIDKGFRTRKVVNNSLDELEKLLNPTSANPSLENTEHPVSTLRDTPLILEWVTASRHYDEGYLTAQFYHEWGLRGPLPFLSELAVPFLKEVGQQWEDGELTVSQEHFASEALSDFMGGQWRKLNERNVGGSFVLTTLPGEQHRVGIQMCALTTALAGRRVVFLGKDTPVVDTVSAVHRSTSQALGISISISYPVKEALKCILELRNELPERVHLILGGAGVGNIPEKKIPEGVSAFTSIEDYFLWLNNSSRTLSG; from the coding sequence ATGTTGTTCGCAGAACATGAAGAGGAGAGGATGAGCCAGGATACCGAACCAGATAAAACACTGACCATCGGGCAGCTTGCGCAACTCACTGGAATTGGTCAGCACACCCTCCGCGTCTGGGAAAGACGCTATGACGCTCTTAAAGTATTGCGTTTGCCCTCCGGCCATCGGCGCTATCCACATGAAGAGGTCAAGCGACTGCGTGCGGTGGCCTCGGCAATTGACAAAGGATTCCGAACGCGCAAGGTGGTCAACAATTCTCTTGATGAGCTTGAGAAACTGCTGAACCCGACCTCTGCTAATCCATCCCTGGAGAACACAGAGCATCCCGTTTCAACTTTACGAGACACGCCCCTGATTCTGGAGTGGGTCACTGCATCCCGACACTATGATGAAGGTTATCTGACCGCCCAGTTTTATCATGAATGGGGATTGCGGGGTCCATTGCCTTTTTTAAGCGAACTGGCAGTTCCTTTTCTAAAAGAAGTGGGCCAGCAGTGGGAGGATGGTGAGCTGACCGTTTCACAAGAGCATTTTGCGTCTGAAGCGTTAAGCGATTTTATGGGAGGCCAGTGGCGCAAGCTCAATGAGCGAAATGTAGGCGGATCGTTTGTTCTCACCACACTTCCTGGGGAGCAACACAGAGTCGGCATCCAGATGTGTGCCCTGACCACAGCATTGGCCGGTAGGCGTGTGGTTTTTCTTGGGAAGGACACTCCGGTAGTAGATACGGTATCGGCCGTGCACCGGTCAACTTCGCAGGCGTTGGGAATCAGTATTTCTATTTCTTACCCTGTGAAAGAAGCCCTGAAATGCATTCTTGAATTAAGAAACGAATTGCCTGAAAGGGTGCACCTTATTCTTGGCGGGGCGGGTGTCGGAAACATTCCCGAAAAGAAAATTCCTGAAGGGGTTAGTGCATTCACCTCGATAGAAGATTATTTTCTCTGGCTCAATAATAGTTCCAGAACCCTCAGTGGCTGA
- the ccsA gene encoding cytochrome c biogenesis protein CcsA has protein sequence MSAVEETLEAGETNDEGPGLLLWLTVAGGIAMLAAIFVFVPTERTEGIVQRIMYFHVPCAWVAFFAFFIVFICSILFLWRKEREWDIYAHASAEVGMLFCSLVLITGPIWAKPIWGIWWTWDPRLTLTLVLWLIYAAYLMLRLQTNEGSTRAKYSAIIGIVGALDIPLIHFSVLWWGSQHPSPKIITSEGIGTGIDTSMGVTLLVALGAFTLIYFLLVSVRVRIEKMKDEIDRLKKQRLYSN, from the coding sequence ATGAGTGCTGTTGAAGAGACTCTCGAAGCCGGAGAAACAAATGATGAAGGTCCGGGGTTACTGCTCTGGTTGACGGTTGCCGGCGGCATCGCCATGCTGGCCGCTATATTTGTTTTTGTTCCAACTGAACGGACCGAAGGCATTGTCCAGCGCATCATGTATTTTCATGTACCCTGCGCCTGGGTGGCATTCTTCGCATTTTTCATCGTGTTCATTTGCAGCATCCTGTTTCTCTGGCGCAAGGAAAGGGAATGGGATATCTACGCACACGCGTCGGCAGAAGTCGGCATGCTGTTCTGTTCGCTGGTCCTCATCACAGGTCCCATCTGGGCCAAGCCGATCTGGGGTATCTGGTGGACGTGGGACCCACGTCTCACACTCACACTGGTGCTCTGGCTGATCTACGCGGCCTATCTCATGCTGCGACTGCAAACCAATGAAGGCTCCACCCGCGCCAAGTATTCAGCCATCATCGGCATCGTCGGTGCGCTCGACATTCCTTTAATCCACTTTTCCGTATTGTGGTGGGGGTCGCAGCACCCGTCGCCAAAAATCATCACGTCGGAAGGCATCGGTACCGGCATCGACACCTCCATGGGGGTCACCCTGCTGGTGGCGCTCGGCGCGTTCACGCTTATTTATTTTCTACTGGTCAGCGTGCGGGTCCGAATTGAAAAGATGAAAGATGAAATCGATCGCCTTAAAAAACAGCGACTCTACTCTAATTAA
- a CDS encoding TlpA family protein disulfide reductase yields MTREGIADNVHKGEVKAEEGYIAPDFTVSDLEGKRVRLSDFHGQVVVINLWATWCAPCRVEMPSIENLYRRFRSEGLTVLAVSFDKGRDEAVRAFAKEKNLSFPILLDHDMEVENKYQTLTIPSTFVVDKHGMIAARVDGAKNWESPETFKAIEFLLNRKP; encoded by the coding sequence GTGACCCGAGAGGGTATCGCGGACAATGTGCACAAAGGTGAGGTGAAGGCTGAAGAAGGCTACATCGCGCCTGATTTCACCGTCAGCGATCTTGAGGGGAAACGCGTGCGTCTGTCGGATTTTCACGGGCAGGTGGTGGTCATCAACCTGTGGGCCACCTGGTGTGCACCGTGCCGGGTGGAGATGCCGAGTATCGAAAACCTGTATCGCCGTTTTCGATCAGAAGGATTGACCGTGCTCGCCGTCAGTTTTGATAAAGGGCGAGACGAGGCCGTGCGCGCATTTGCTAAAGAGAAGAATCTGTCGTTTCCAATTTTGCTCGACCACGATATGGAAGTTGAAAATAAATACCAGACCCTGACCATCCCGTCGACCTTTGTGGTCGATAAACATGGCATGATCGCCGCCCGAGTCGACGGTGCTAAAAACTGGGAGAGTCCAGAGACGTTTAAAGCGATTGAGTTTCTGTTAAACAGGAAGCCCTGA
- a CDS encoding nuclear transport factor 2 family protein: MNVKVDVFHANQSFYDAFNKQNLEAMHGLWLEGDEPICIHPGWPVIKGHDKIIDSWGGIFENTDHMEIKLSNTEVMVSGGMAWVSCQENLFSIHEQGVQSSAVHATNIFRKENGNWKMALHHAAGIPPKEEG; this comes from the coding sequence ATGAACGTAAAGGTTGATGTATTCCATGCGAACCAGAGTTTTTATGATGCGTTCAATAAACAGAACCTTGAGGCAATGCACGGGCTTTGGCTGGAAGGCGACGAACCCATCTGCATCCATCCCGGTTGGCCCGTTATCAAAGGGCACGACAAGATCATCGACAGCTGGGGCGGTATTTTCGAGAACACCGATCACATGGAAATCAAGTTGTCGAACACAGAGGTGATGGTTTCGGGCGGGATGGCCTGGGTCAGTTGTCAGGAAAATTTATTTTCAATACACGAGCAGGGCGTACAGTCGTCTGCCGTCCACGCGACCAATATATTCAGAAAAGAAAACGGCAACTGGAAGATGGCTCTCCACCACGCCGCCGGTATCCCGCCTAAAGAAGAAGGGTGA
- a CDS encoding CcmD family protein produces MKNLGFLFAANLAVWGGIVFYVFTLMKRHRALRQDLDLLKETLDKESGK; encoded by the coding sequence ATGAAAAACTTGGGATTCCTGTTCGCGGCCAATCTCGCGGTCTGGGGAGGTATCGTGTTCTATGTGTTCACGCTGATGAAGCGCCACCGCGCACTTCGCCAGGACCTCGACCTTCTTAAAGAAACCCTGGACAAGGAATCAGGAAAATGA